TAGACAACTCTTCATTTcgcttcttggcctcagccaactgtttcCTTAACTGTCAGTTTTCAAGTTCTACAATGGGGACGTACTGTTCGGGTttatagtacatatcctcatcgtccctgggcgctggaggtcctcgagaatcggaggattcACTTCTCTCTTCGAGTTCAGGATTTGTCATTGGCTCTTTCCCAGGGCgccgtggatagttttcttcagaaatattctgatcattcgcggccatagctaatcggggattgtattgcttaaggctctcaatgaaagcaccaaactgttgacgccgtttttcgtcaacttaaaatgtagagagaataaacaataggaactatggcaCAGATGAATAATATAGTCAAACAAcaggaattttacgtggttcagcagttaactctgcctagtccacgagtcaattttatttaGACTTGGGAGCTTTCAGGTTACTTCTCAGAGAATAATTGCTCAGAGATCATTTCCAAAAAGTATTTTTTTCAATCCCCTACAAATGAtgctttcttctctatttatagaggagatctcataaTTTAgtcccacacgtttcgggaagttattctgtaaattaataaatttaattacattaaATTTTGTAACTCCTATGTACAAGGAAAACCCCCCCTGAAGGTCAAGAAACGGATAACGGCATCCCTTTAATGTAGAGGGGtaagttacaataataaatatctttaatTGTAGGAGACACGTTACTTCAGATGACTCATCAAGCCTTCGAGGTCATCAACCAGCATTCTATCAACCAAGGTCTACAGGCAAGTTGCGAAGTGGCCTTCTTACCCCGAGACTTGTTTGGAGCAAACAAAATCCATCGAGACTGTAACATTTCGAGCTCGTAGCCCTTTAAGCTCGGGTCACCCAGTCTGAAGGTACTCGACaacggatgtatcccgatgctatgTTCCTTCGAGCTTAAAAGCAATTTCGAACTTACGTGTCTTCGAGCTTGCCGTCTTGCCTCAAGGGTCTTACAATCAGACCTTGAATACGCTTTTATATGCcaagctcacacttgacgagatCAGATTTCGAGGTCATAATCTCACATCTCGAAATTTGGGAGTAACAAGTTAAATACACACTTTTTCTATATAAAGATATAGAAACTCTAACACTTATATATATTTTCTCCCTCCCATATATTTTTGCAAGAGAAAATGTttctgttgacgccatttttcgtcaacttaaaaaggagagaaattaaacaagaatatatcagaggaaatgaaaTAAGAAGATGACAACAGGATCATTTTACATGGTTCCGCAGTTGAAAAtctgcttagtccacgagtctatattattaattcTTTGAAGTTTCCTGGAAACTTTAAGAGAATAGTTgcctagagttttctctcaagatctccaGATTTCGTcccttacaaatggagtttccttctctatttatagagaaggtttcagaattctttcccacatatttcgggaagatattctatgaATCAAATGATATAATGCCACTTAATGCATTACATTTTACGTGTATGATAATATCCCTTAGAATGTGAGATTggataactaattacatcatatcccttaaacatatGGATTTtgcaacaataaatacattcacacgtAACCAACTAGCTTAGATATTGAGTTTATTATGCCCTCGAGATTTTTTGTCAAGCATGAGCTTGTCATTCTTGCTTCATCTTTGTTCCCCACAGGTTATTGATGAAGTCATTATATTCGAGCTTATGCCTCTCGAGCTCGGAtcatcttgtctgagggcaagagATACATAaggaaatatatacaagtgttgaactctTTGCTGTTGCGACCTTACCTCATAAGCTCCAATCATCTTCGAGGCTACATACTGCACGAGCTCACAATATCGTTATTTACAGCGAAACTGTCTGACTGGAGGATCATATGAGGATTGTGCATATTTcaagcttacacctaacgagcctagatttcgggatcataattccttatgctcaaaatctgggtgtaacactttCAATATCTTTAATTATGGTCTAATAGTTAGgtaaatatttaaaatgaaaaCGAACCAATGATAATCTTCAATCTAATTCTTGTTAAATTTTtagataaattttttattaaaatcttAGTTGACTCTTTAATTGAATCATAACTAAAtaatattatgtatttatgtttgacaaattttatttatttttaaggtaTTTTTTTACATTgttagatttaatttttattttaaataattaattaatgttatcaATAAGTTGATTAGAATAAAGTCAAAAGttatttatgatatattttacaaaatttgttgtgaaaattttaaaatcataaaaatatatagtATTATTTAGTTAAAATTGAAGGTATAAAATAGTATAAAtcctaatatatataaatatatatctcttTCCTTTCTCTACTCCTCCATCACTCTCTTTTTCTATGATCACGAAGTCCttatctaaaaaatatatatcgtttaaagtttattcttaataataataaatggcACTTAATCTGCAAACTTACTTGTGCAGTTTGAAAAGCTAggtttatatataattattattacagGACGAGACGATACTAcggacaaaaaaaaaaagaaaaaactgaCAGACACACTTGATACAAACGAATCTTAAAAAGCCGTTCATAACTATTATTACAgcgacaataaaaataaaatgaaaaagacaCTCACGTAGGAAGGGGAGGAACATTATTACAATAAGGATCAGCTGTCTTTAATACGAAAATAGGTTTTGATAGGATATTCAGTTGCTTTGAATCGAAGCCAATCAAAATTATCAATTGGTTTGTATTTCAACGGATATTCGTCATCGATTAGCTCTCGAGGAACATGAATCACACCATCGATAAAAGCAAATAATCCAATCGAGTATCTTGCTTTGTTATTTTCATTCATAATAATTCGATGATCACAAGGGACCACTCTGTCATTACTCCATACCTACATCAAACAAATGTTCCATCAAGAaataacttattattattattattattattattattattattaggaatattTATGGGTAAAGtactaaatttttaatttttttacatttaagtactaatttttttttttgcaataaaaGTACCAAAATATTACTTTTTCTTGCATTTCAATAGCAACCTTTAAGTTTAACTTTTGATTAGTTAATAACTTTATGTCAGCTTAAAATTGTTCCAGATTTTAGTACTTTCACCACTAAAAGAACAAAATTTAAGTATTTTAGCCATAAATAAACAgaaattttagatattttaagcGCATTTagcttatttatttttagaagagaaaaataagtttaaattttgatattattatttattttgtaccactaatttattttcattttaaatatatttttcattttaaaaatattttttaattattttatattttaattatgctATGAAACTAAAtgattctataaaaaaaaattgaaaaaaaataaacaatataatCATGTTTTGAATACTCAATTTAATAATTTATACTACAACCACTTTTGTTGGTTGTCACGTTTTGAGCGTAATCaagtattatttatttttattttggtttttccattttTCAAATCCTAtagtaatttaaaatttaaaatataaaaaactatatgttatttgatttttttaaaatatatatattagaaatctattttaattataataaaaaataaatttgtctcAAAAATAAAATCTTAAAACTTACTTTTGTCTTCTAAGAAATAAATAAGAGAAATTTGCGGCTAAAGTTTCTAAACTTTGTTATTACTTACGGATAAATTCTATAACTTTGTTCATTTTGGTAgtgaacactactacaaaaattgaCTTTaatgacacttttttaggacactcgcttagatgcgagccctaaaaaaaaCTCATATACTTTGTAGGACTCTTTATATCTTCCCAAAATTCTTATTattaaggcttagtgtcttgattagggggctgggACCAAAACAACAATATATTTAGACTATTATGctattttaattgattaattagatgattatatgaattacatgagttgtattattatatgacaaattttgcatgtttaagtctattaaatgtgcttaaataaaaaaaaaattaagaatattccattaaatttaacattaaaaaaaataaaaaactgttaaaattatacacacttattatatagaagagattatATTCACACATACTTTTAATGTGTCTCTCTAATATCTCCTCAAAATGATGTCTATTTTTACTCACTAATCTTTAACAACTTGGCTACTCATTGAGTTGGATAACATGTTAGGATGTAGAATATGGTTTAATAAGTAGAATAAAGTGTATAGCATATGGTTTTATCTCAAAATCAATCCGAGATTAAGAGTTTTAAGTATGAAACGATACCGGTATGGGAGGATAATATATTCgcactatatatttaaatatatagccAATAAGGTACGTACCCCAATTACATCGCCCGCAATGATGAGAAAAGAAGTGGGTGAAGGTTTGACATCAATCCAGTAACCATCCTTGGATTTAACCTGAAGACCACCAAGTTGGTGTTGATGAACTATGGACATGAAGGTCCTGTCTGTGTGAGAATGCAATCCTATTTCACTCTTCTCATTCGATTCTTTTTCTCTGTATTTGAAGTATCGCAGAAGGAACGAGGTCAACCCTATGTTGGTCTCATGCTCACAACTGTCCAAACCATAGCTATCAAACACCATTCTTGTTACTATTTCATACAATTCCACCAACTCCTTCGACATGGCCTGAGATTTTTCGCTGAATATTTGGACATTTATTGATTAGTTTTTTAAAATCGACGCAgctaaataattattataaaattaaataattataagtaGTTTAATCAATTACCAAAAAGTATCATTTCCTTGAGGCCACATAAGGTTAGTGAATTTTTGGGAGCCTTCAAGAGTAGTTGGGTTATCAACCCCCAGAGATTCATAGAGAGGAAGAAAAGAATATTGGCCAAAATAGCCATAGTAAGGCTTATCACTGGTTACTTGCATTTTGGTTTCGATTGGAAGATTGAATAGATGTTTAGCTTGATCGAAAACCGAGTTGCGTAGCTCTAGAGGAATTTTGTCGTACACAACTTCAAAGCATCCGATTTCTTCGAATGCATTGCGCGCTTCTTTGCAGGCTATGGTCCATTCATCTGTGCCAGGCATCAAATTTTTAGTAAGATCAATTACAGGAATCTTATGCTCTGTTTCAGATCCCATAATTTCacgatatattatatatatatttttaattatttgggCTATATTCTAGTTTTGCAACGTACCGTGCTTATATAGTTATAGAGGTGGGTTTCTTATATGTTGATTGTgtgttctatttttttttgttaaagatatataagtttatatatataaatatatatatatatgacaattcttctataggagcttcactttaagccttaccggtaaggctttctcgacccgtgaatagttttcggcgcaattttttttttatgattgtgtatgttgtaactatttagagcatcctgcaaattttcaaaaaattccgaataatttacagtaccgaaaactaggttcaaacatgttgctttccacgcgcacaaaaaaaattagtcatgcatgcaacaacatatttgaacttagttctcgatattgtaaactattcagaattttctgaaaatttgcagatgctctaaatagcaacaatatacacggtcataaaaaaaagcttaccaaaaactattcacgggtcaaaAATACTGAGAACCCCACCTTAAAGTGTAGCTCCTATCAAAAAATCCCCCATTATATATTATATGAAGAACGTATTAACTTTCCGTACACATATCACATTATTAAATTATGACATCAGACTCACATACGTGTATTAGTGTAGTGCTACAGGTGCCTCTTAGCATTATTATAAATATGGGGCCATTCTTAAAAAATGACtcaacattatatttaattttgtaaaatttcacataaatataatttaaatcataaatcatgtatTTACTTTTTGAC
This genomic interval from Humulus lupulus chromosome 8, drHumLupu1.1, whole genome shotgun sequence contains the following:
- the LOC133793567 gene encoding probable 2-oxoglutarate-dependent dioxygenase AOP1 yields the protein MGSETEHKIPVIDLTKNLMPGTDEWTIACKEARNAFEEIGCFEVVYDKIPLELRNSVFDQAKHLFNLPIETKMQVTSDKPYYGYFGQYSFLPLYESLGVDNPTTLEGSQKFTNLMWPQGNDTFCEKSQAMSKELVELYEIVTRMVFDSYGLDSCEHETNIGLTSFLLRYFKYREKESNEKSEIGLHSHTDRTFMSIVHQHQLGGLQVKSKDGYWIDVKPSPTSFLIIAGDVIGVWSNDRVVPCDHRIIMNENNKARYSIGLFAFIDGVIHVPRELIDDEYPLKYKPIDNFDWLRFKATEYPIKTYFRIKDS